The Prevotella melaninogenica ATCC 25845 genome includes a window with the following:
- a CDS encoding glycoside hydrolase family 10 protein, whose protein sequence is MKKLFLFTLLCVITMTTQAQTNLSDYLTKRMPKRETRAVWLTTLASLDWPKNYARSEESIKLQKQELIDILDKYQKANINTVLLQARVRAATIYPSDIEPWDQCITGVEGRAPGYGYDPLSFAVEECHKRGMEIHAWIATIPVGAKNSLGCRTLMKKGFRIRNFSTGSYLDPADPSVAPYLASVCGEIVRKYDVDGINLDYIRYPDGWPRPSYRDGDTPDQRRSNITAIVRAIHDEVKAIKPWVKMSCSPIGKHADLSRYSSKNFNAHDRVSQEAQEWMRLGLMDQLYPMQYFRGDNYYPFVADWVENAYKREIVTGLGTYFLDPREGNWTLGDLTRQMYVSRDLGVGHAHFRSYFLTANKQGVYDFEKQFNATLSLPHKMQGVVSTAAMPYAVNSSLVERREDKSVILRWKAVTPYYNIYASYTYPVDTEDARNLLFARYTGQTLQLKNVNPNLYFAVRGMDRYGLETPALQENMKSTSLSKSPATLLANDGNTLTLPAAAKLTDADRYVILSLQGVILRIVNAKSVRNNQLYIGSLSDGMYSLKVYNHKKKSFTLGAFMVRRGS, encoded by the coding sequence ATGAAGAAGCTTTTTTTATTTACGCTCCTTTGCGTAATAACGATGACAACACAAGCACAGACGAATCTCTCCGACTATCTTACGAAGCGAATGCCGAAGCGGGAGACGCGTGCCGTGTGGCTTACGACACTTGCCAGTCTTGATTGGCCGAAGAATTACGCACGGTCGGAAGAGAGCATCAAACTGCAAAAGCAGGAACTTATTGACATTCTCGATAAATACCAGAAGGCGAATATCAATACTGTACTCTTGCAGGCACGTGTGCGTGCAGCTACGATTTATCCGTCGGATATTGAGCCATGGGACCAGTGTATCACTGGCGTTGAGGGTAGGGCACCGGGCTATGGCTACGACCCACTCAGCTTTGCCGTAGAGGAATGTCACAAACGTGGCATGGAAATTCACGCATGGATAGCGACGATTCCGGTGGGTGCAAAAAACTCATTGGGCTGTAGAACGCTGATGAAGAAGGGCTTTCGAATTAGAAACTTCTCAACGGGTTCTTATCTCGACCCTGCCGATCCGAGTGTTGCCCCTTACCTTGCCTCTGTCTGTGGAGAGATTGTAAGAAAGTATGATGTGGACGGTATCAACCTCGACTATATCCGCTACCCTGACGGATGGCCACGTCCTTCTTACCGTGATGGCGATACGCCCGACCAGCGTCGCAGCAATATTACAGCCATTGTACGTGCTATTCATGATGAGGTGAAGGCTATCAAACCATGGGTGAAGATGTCGTGCTCGCCAATCGGTAAGCATGCCGACCTCAGTCGTTATAGTTCAAAGAATTTCAATGCCCACGACCGTGTTTCACAAGAGGCGCAGGAGTGGATGAGATTAGGGTTGATGGACCAGCTCTATCCGATGCAATACTTCCGTGGCGACAACTATTATCCTTTTGTTGCAGACTGGGTTGAGAATGCTTATAAGCGTGAGATAGTGACAGGTTTGGGTACTTACTTCCTCGATCCACGTGAGGGTAATTGGACTTTGGGCGACCTCACCCGCCAGATGTACGTCAGTCGTGACCTCGGAGTGGGACATGCTCACTTCCGTTCTTACTTCCTCACGGCTAATAAGCAGGGTGTCTACGACTTTGAGAAGCAGTTTAATGCTACGCTTTCTCTCCCTCATAAGATGCAGGGTGTTGTGTCAACGGCTGCCATGCCATATGCTGTCAACTCTTCATTGGTAGAACGTCGAGAGGATAAGTCGGTGATTCTGAGGTGGAAGGCGGTCACTCCTTATTATAATATATACGCCAGCTACACCTATCCTGTTGATACTGAGGATGCGCGAAACCTGCTCTTTGCACGTTATACTGGGCAGACGCTGCAGTTGAAGAACGTGAATCCTAACCTCTATTTTGCGGTCAGAGGTATGGACCGTTACGGACTTGAAACGCCTGCTTTACAGGAGAATATGAAGTCTACATCGCTTTCGAAGTCTCCTGCTACACTGCTCGCTAATGATGGTAACACGCTCACCCTCCCTGCTGCAGCAAAGCTAACGGATGCCGATCGTTATGTAATCCTCTCTTTGCAGGGTGTCATCC
- a CDS encoding NUDIX domain-containing protein, whose amino-acid sequence MYTYNYPHPAVTADCLVFTRTDEGMKLLLIQRKNEPCKGKWAFPGGFMDIDETTIDAARRELKEETGLVVGELHRVGIFDAVDRDPRERIITVAYYTILDKPAEVSGLDDAAQAKWFSLTELPDLAFDHKEILQEAERVLGDG is encoded by the coding sequence ATGTACACATACAATTACCCACACCCAGCCGTAACGGCTGACTGTCTTGTTTTTACCCGAACTGATGAGGGGATGAAACTGCTGTTGATACAGCGGAAAAACGAACCTTGTAAGGGGAAATGGGCATTCCCCGGTGGCTTCATGGATATTGACGAGACAACGATTGATGCTGCTCGTCGTGAGTTGAAAGAAGAGACTGGTTTAGTGGTTGGCGAGCTGCATCGTGTTGGTATCTTTGATGCTGTCGACCGTGATCCACGTGAGCGTATCATCACCGTGGCTTATTACACGATTCTTGACAAACCTGCAGAAGTCAGCGGTTTGGATGATGCTGCACAAGCAAAGTGGTTCTCCTTGACCGAACTTCCCGACTTAGCGTTTGACCATAAGGAAATCCTCCAAGAGGCAGAAAGGGTGTTAGGTGATGGCTGA
- a CDS encoding DUF3791 domain-containing protein → MDQKTLEFVTYCIGKLSVMLKLPQQEVYRRLKTSGILDEYIVPSYDVLHTFGSRYLMEDLTEYMKEKGVL, encoded by the coding sequence ATGGATCAAAAGACATTAGAGTTTGTTACTTATTGCATTGGCAAGTTGTCAGTAATGCTGAAACTACCACAGCAAGAAGTGTATCGTAGGTTGAAAACCTCTGGTATACTGGATGAATATATTGTGCCTTCTTACGATGTCTTGCATACATTCGGCTCTCGTTATCTGATGGAAGATTTGACGGAATACATGAAAGAGAAAGGAGTTTTATAA
- a CDS encoding GSCFA domain-containing protein, translating to MEFRTIVNIPRPTFELEPCERILFVGSCFADNIGKRFEEEKFRAMVNPFGVMYNPVSVLHTVKKVANHTFDTAVFTLGTNHVYVERATGEIVDNCQKRPQREFEERELTVEECADALREAITLLRQANPKVNVIITVSPIRYAKYGYHGSQLSKAVLLLATDKVIKEEGERIYYFPAYEIVNDELRDYRFYKADMLHPNEQAVEYIWEQLVATCFSAEAKQFLEEWRPIKEALAHRPFHPEAAAYQDFIKKTKEKAKMLELKYPNIELNL from the coding sequence ATGGAATTTAGAACAATTGTCAACATCCCCCGTCCAACATTTGAGTTGGAACCTTGTGAGCGGATTCTTTTTGTAGGGTCGTGCTTTGCCGACAATATTGGTAAGCGATTCGAAGAAGAGAAGTTTCGTGCCATGGTAAACCCCTTCGGTGTGATGTATAACCCTGTTTCAGTACTACATACGGTGAAGAAGGTGGCAAACCATACGTTTGACACAGCCGTATTCACATTGGGAACAAACCATGTCTATGTGGAGCGAGCTACAGGCGAGATTGTTGACAACTGCCAGAAACGTCCACAACGAGAGTTTGAAGAGCGCGAACTTACGGTTGAGGAGTGTGCCGACGCACTGCGCGAGGCTATCACCCTACTACGCCAAGCGAATCCAAAGGTCAATGTCATCATCACGGTCAGCCCTATCCGTTATGCCAAATATGGCTATCACGGAAGTCAATTGTCAAAGGCTGTGCTGCTGTTGGCTACCGACAAGGTGATTAAGGAAGAAGGAGAAAGGATCTATTACTTCCCAGCCTATGAGATTGTCAACGACGAACTGCGCGACTATCGTTTCTACAAAGCAGATATGCTGCACCCCAACGAGCAGGCTGTAGAATACATCTGGGAACAGCTTGTGGCAACCTGTTTCTCTGCAGAAGCCAAACAGTTTCTGGAGGAATGGCGACCTATCAAAGAGGCATTGGCGCACCGCCCATTTCATCCAGAGGCTGCGGCTTATCAGGATTTCATAAAGAAAACAAAGGAAAAAGCCAAGATGTTGGAACTAAAATATCCCAATATAGAATTGAATTTATAA
- a CDS encoding Fur family transcriptional regulator: protein MNDKQIEALLKAHGIRLTANRILIARTLSGLDNPASIKELEAKIQTIDKSNIFRTLSLFKQQHLVHQMEDGNDIVRYELCLSDDDEEDEDMHVHFYCERCHRTYCLNDIHIPQVELPAGYEQSSINYMIKGVCPKCAHRYYIK, encoded by the coding sequence ATGAATGACAAGCAGATCGAAGCACTGCTGAAAGCACATGGTATTAGACTGACCGCAAATCGCATTCTCATAGCACGAACACTGTCAGGATTGGACAACCCAGCCTCTATAAAAGAGTTGGAAGCAAAGATTCAAACGATTGACAAGTCAAATATTTTCCGTACACTATCATTGTTCAAACAGCAACATTTAGTACATCAGATGGAAGACGGAAATGATATAGTGCGCTACGAATTATGTCTCAGCGATGACGATGAAGAAGATGAAGACATGCACGTACACTTCTATTGTGAGCGTTGCCATCGCACCTATTGCCTCAATGACATACACATTCCACAGGTCGAGTTGCCTGCAGGATACGAACAATCATCCATCAATTATATGATAAAAGGAGTGTGTCCTAAGTGCGCTCACCGATATTATATTAAATGA
- a CDS encoding bifunctional UDP-N-acetylmuramoyl-tripeptide:D-alanyl-D-alanine ligase/alanine racemase: MNYTIEKVTTLIGARRYGDKDANISFVLTDSRSLCFPEETLFFALKTERNDGQNYIPELYARGVRNFVVEVVPEDWATRYPDSNFLKVVGSLEALQRLAERHRDEYLIPIVGITGSNGKTMVKEWLYQLLSPQMVVTRSPRSYNSQIGVPLSVLLLNENTQVGVFEAGISQPGEMMALRDIIQPTIGVFTTLGTAHQENFPSLEAKCHEKIKLFHDTEAIVYSADNEVMAQCLSQYDYKGQKLDWSVKNTEAAFYIKAIEKKDIETTVSYVWKGQTEGQYKLPFIDDASVENSITCAVVSLHLGLTPATISERMAQLEPVAMRLEVKEGQHGCTLINDSYNSDFNSLDIALDFMNRRPDHKGRRRTLILSDILQSGDTDKDLYNKVAFLCEKRGVEKFIGIGEGLLAQRSAFKHLGEKHFFATVNSFIHSDVFANLHDEVILLKGARQFGFDRLTELLVKKVHETVLEVNLNAVVDNLNWYRSFLKPTTKLVCMIKADAYGAGAVEIAKTLQDHRVDYLAVAVADEGVTLRKNGITSNIMIMNPEMTSFKTLFDYDLEPEVYSFRLMDALVKAAQKEGITGFPVHIKLDTGMHRLGFDPQKDMDELIKRLKQQNAIIPRSVFSHFVGSDADNFDEFSAHQFALFDEGSKKLQAAFSHKIIRHMDNSSGIEHFPERQMDMCRLGLGLYGINPRTNKTINNISTLKTTILQLRNVPAGDTVGYSRKGTIDRDSVIAAIPIGYADGLNRHLGNRHCYCLVNGQKAEYVGNICMDVAMIDVTGIDCKEGDSVEIFGDHLPVTVLSDTLDTIPYEVLTTISNRVKRVYFQD, translated from the coding sequence ATGAATTATACTATTGAGAAAGTAACGACGCTCATTGGCGCACGCCGTTATGGTGATAAGGATGCAAATATAAGCTTTGTACTTACCGACAGCCGCTCTCTGTGTTTCCCTGAAGAAACATTGTTTTTTGCGCTCAAAACTGAGCGTAACGACGGACAGAATTACATCCCAGAACTCTATGCAAGGGGTGTGAGAAACTTTGTCGTGGAGGTAGTGCCTGAGGATTGGGCAACTCGTTATCCTGATTCTAACTTCTTGAAGGTGGTTGGTTCGCTGGAAGCTTTGCAGCGACTGGCTGAACGTCATCGCGATGAATACTTGATTCCGATAGTCGGCATCACGGGTTCAAATGGTAAGACGATGGTCAAGGAGTGGCTTTATCAGTTGCTTTCTCCGCAGATGGTGGTCACACGTTCACCTCGTAGCTATAATTCACAGATAGGTGTTCCACTGTCAGTACTGCTCTTAAACGAGAATACACAGGTCGGAGTGTTTGAAGCGGGTATCAGTCAACCAGGCGAGATGATGGCTTTGCGCGACATTATCCAACCTACTATCGGCGTCTTCACCACATTAGGTACTGCCCATCAAGAGAACTTCCCTTCCTTAGAAGCTAAGTGCCACGAGAAGATAAAGCTCTTCCACGACACCGAGGCAATCGTCTATTCTGCCGACAATGAGGTGATGGCACAGTGTTTAAGCCAGTATGATTATAAGGGTCAGAAGCTCGATTGGTCTGTAAAGAATACGGAGGCTGCCTTCTATATCAAAGCTATCGAGAAGAAAGACATTGAGACAACCGTTTCATACGTATGGAAAGGACAGACGGAAGGACAATATAAACTACCTTTCATTGACGATGCCAGCGTTGAGAATTCTATCACCTGCGCAGTCGTTTCACTCCATTTAGGACTCACCCCTGCTACTATCAGCGAGCGAATGGCACAGTTAGAGCCAGTCGCTATGCGCTTGGAGGTGAAGGAGGGACAGCATGGCTGTACGCTTATCAACGATTCTTATAACTCTGATTTCAACTCACTCGATATTGCACTCGACTTCATGAATCGTCGTCCTGACCATAAGGGACGTCGTCGCACATTGATTCTGAGCGATATCCTGCAGAGTGGTGACACAGATAAAGACCTATATAATAAGGTGGCTTTCCTCTGCGAGAAGCGTGGTGTTGAGAAGTTTATCGGTATTGGTGAAGGACTCTTGGCACAGCGTTCTGCCTTTAAGCATTTGGGCGAAAAACATTTCTTTGCTACCGTCAACTCCTTTATCCACAGCGATGTCTTCGCTAATTTGCACGATGAAGTAATCTTATTGAAGGGCGCACGACAGTTTGGATTCGACCGACTGACAGAACTCTTGGTGAAGAAGGTGCATGAAACGGTGTTGGAGGTAAACCTCAATGCTGTTGTTGACAACCTCAATTGGTATCGCTCTTTCCTCAAACCTACGACGAAATTGGTTTGTATGATTAAGGCTGATGCCTATGGAGCTGGTGCCGTAGAGATAGCAAAGACTTTACAGGATCATCGTGTTGACTACCTCGCTGTGGCTGTTGCCGACGAGGGTGTGACGCTCCGTAAGAACGGTATCACAAGCAATATCATGATTATGAACCCAGAGATGACTTCCTTCAAGACGCTCTTCGACTACGACCTTGAGCCAGAGGTGTATAGCTTCCGACTCATGGATGCACTCGTGAAGGCTGCACAGAAGGAGGGTATCACGGGCTTCCCTGTTCATATTAAGCTCGATACGGGCATGCATCGATTAGGCTTTGACCCACAGAAGGATATGGACGAACTGATTAAGCGACTGAAACAACAGAACGCTATCATCCCTCGTTCGGTCTTCTCTCACTTCGTTGGCTCTGATGCTGACAACTTCGACGAGTTCTCTGCTCATCAGTTTGCACTCTTCGATGAGGGTAGCAAGAAGCTTCAAGCTGCTTTCAGCCATAAGATTATCCGCCACATGGACAACTCTTCGGGCATCGAACACTTCCCTGAACGTCAGATGGATATGTGCAGATTGGGCTTAGGCTTGTATGGTATCAACCCACGAACAAACAAGACAATCAATAATATCTCTACGTTGAAGACTACCATCCTGCAGCTGCGTAACGTACCAGCTGGTGACACGGTAGGCTATTCTCGCAAGGGAACCATTGACCGTGACAGTGTGATTGCAGCAATTCCAATCGGCTATGCTGACGGCTTAAACCGCCATTTGGGCAACCGCCACTGCTACTGTTTGGTGAATGGTCAGAAGGCAGAGTACGTCGGCAACATCTGTATGGACGTAGCGATGATTGACGTTACTGGCATCGATTGTAAGGAAGGTGACAGTGTTGAAATCTTCGGCGACCACCTCCCTGTCACTGTTCTCAGCGATACGCTTGACACGATTCCATATGAGGTGCTGACGACTATCAGCAATCGCGTGAAGAGAGTTTACTTCCAGGATTAA